CAAATCTGTACATTCTAGATCAATGCAAAGCGCGATTTCAGACTCTCCGCTCGTTAGCAACCTTATCGTAGGCGGACTAAAGTTAAAAGGTGATGAGAGTTTTGCTTACTCGCTTGGTGAGGTATTTTTAAAACCCTATGGGCTGCATGACCCGAGTCGATATTTTACTTTCGATCAAGAGAGCGAAGTCTTAACTCGCCAAGGCTTTCCTTCTAGTACTAAGTTGGATTTTTATCATGTACGCAAGGGGGCGCCCTATCTAATCCTTGGGGCGACTCTACTTAACGAAGATGGCTTAGCTTCAGACAAGAAATACCACGTTGAATACACCCCCTTTTATTCAGGAGTGAGGGTTGGTCATGTAGATAAAGACCTCTGGAGTAGCAATGACTATTTTGGAGGTGGCTACATTACGAGCTGCGGTTACGACTGTAAGGGCCCCTACAGCAAGCGAGACTTAGATGGACGCGAACAGCTGCTGGTGAAGCAGGCTCCGGTACTTAGCTTCGATATTACAAATGAAAAAGCTTTTTCTCTAAATGACATTATTGCCAGTACTGGTGCAGCACCTCAAGAAATAACGAGCAATATAGGATTAGGAGCACTTGGTTTCCCTGAGTTTAATCATATGCCATTGAATCCAGAAGAGGGGGATAACTCAGTATCCGAGGAATATCCGCACTCTGATGGTGGCCATCTAGAGAACCTTGGTATTATGCCATTGCTGGCGCGCAAAATGACCAAGATTGTGGTTTTTGTGAATACCAAAAAGCCGTTTTCTCCAAATATGAAAAAGCCTTTGGATAGTGGGTTTAACAAATCGGTGCAAGCCTTGTTCGTGCCAATCGATAACCTATTTAAAAAAGAAGATTTTTCCACTAATGTGGTATTTAACAATGGTGAGGAAGAGCTGATAAAGCTTATAGAGCAGCTCAGTCAACTGGTGAAAAAGGAATCCAGTAGTGATGAATATATTGCCAAAACTGCTTTGTTTGCAAAAACCAAGCTAGTAACCACGAACAATGAGCACTACGGAATAGAAGCAGGTCATGAAGTCGAAATCACCTGGGTATATAACTGCCGAAGCTCTGCTTGGGAGCGAAAACTAAAAGACAAAGACCTTGCTAAGTTGATAACGAAGAAGAAGCGCTTGATTGGCAATCAGGAAGGGCTAGAAGATTTCCCTCACTACGGCACATTCTTTGAAAACCCTAGGGGAGTGGTAGAGCTCACTAAGGTGCAGACAAATCTTTTGACTAATCTTTCTTATTGGGTGGCAAAGAAAGCCCTAGATGAGGTTTAACAAAGAAAAATGAGGCATCTGTCTCCTTGTTTTTTTACTTATCTTCCTCTGGAATAGGAGCAACCAGAATATCAGTAGATGAATGGTCGTTAAGGCTGGTTTTAGGTGCGTAAATTAACATCACTCCTACCCAATCGACAAAATTTAAGACGGGCCTTACACGTGTTGGTGATGAACGCGCAGACACGTCTTTGGACAATTTCAAGTTACGGGTGAACCGTATTTTGAGAACCTAGAAAGTGCCTAGGATTCTCAGGCCTTACCAATACTGTACATAGCCAAACCTCTTTAAAACACTGTCATTCAACAATATACCGGCTTCCTTCCAATTCACCAAAAGAAGAG
The Agarivorans aestuarii DNA segment above includes these coding regions:
- a CDS encoding patatin-like phospholipase family protein → MSRFYVDYWSREWIDENHFPEVELESFQQHYTHRDLGVAFSGGGTRSAACTLGQLKALDELGLLPRVKYISAVSGGGWAATPFTYTDDTELYFGEIRDPENITFSNSKSVHSRSMQSAISDSPLVSNLIVGGLKLKGDESFAYSLGEVFLKPYGLHDPSRYFTFDQESEVLTRQGFPSSTKLDFYHVRKGAPYLILGATLLNEDGLASDKKYHVEYTPFYSGVRVGHVDKDLWSSNDYFGGGYITSCGYDCKGPYSKRDLDGREQLLVKQAPVLSFDITNEKAFSLNDIIASTGAAPQEITSNIGLGALGFPEFNHMPLNPEEGDNSVSEEYPHSDGGHLENLGIMPLLARKMTKIVVFVNTKKPFSPNMKKPLDSGFNKSVQALFVPIDNLFKKEDFSTNVVFNNGEEELIKLIEQLSQLVKKESSSDEYIAKTALFAKTKLVTTNNEHYGIEAGHEVEITWVYNCRSSAWERKLKDKDLAKLITKKKRLIGNQEGLEDFPHYGTFFENPRGVVELTKVQTNLLTNLSYWVAKKALDEV